The window GGGCGGCTTGTCATAACCCAGCTCCTTCAGAATGTCTGATCTCCACCACATCATTATGGGGTTAGAGTAAATGGGGAGAACGAAATAGTCGCTTCCAAACTTCCAGTTTTCGACAATGGAGGTCATTTTTCTCTGTTCCATGAGTTCCCAGAAATCTGGAAAAGAATTCAAGGGGACTAGTATATCTGCTTCAATAAGCTGTGCTGCAAAGCCCGAGAAGATGTTTGTACAGATATCTGGCATTCTTCCAGATGCTATTGATGTCAGTATAGCTTCTTCTGAACTACCCGCTGCGGGAATCGTTGACCACTTTATCTGGATTTCAGGGTTATTCTGATTCCACTCAGTAACAACCTCCTTCCAGAAGCTTTCCTGGAGGGGATTGGGTGCTGTCCAGAATACCAGTTCAGTGCCAAATAACCCAATAAGGAAACACAGGAACGCTACTAACAGAAGAGTCTTTTTCATTATGCTTTACCTCCTTTTCTATGAAGTGCTCTCTCTCTGAATGAATTCAGTGAACAAAGAAATCTTCGTCGGATGAGGCTCACTTCCGATTAGCAAGCTCTGCAATCTTCTTGATGCAACGACTCCCATCTCCTGCTTGAAGATCTTGAAAGTTGTTAGTGAAGGAGAGGTGGCAGAAGAACTCACTATATCATCAAATCCAATTATCGAGACCTCTTCCGGAATCCTTATCCCTCTAGCCTGCAGCTCTTCCAGTGCTCTTATCGCTGCAGTATCGTTACATCCAAAGACAGCATCTGGAAGTCCATATCTTGAAAGCAAGAGATCGATAATAGGGCTCATGTTATCGTTCTCCTCATCAAATTCAAACGCTTTCGGAAGGAGACCAGCGCTTTCCATTGCCGAAACATAGCCATCGTACCTATCCTTGAAGCCAAAGTGAGATAAGGGGCCATGGATATTCACAATCTTCTTCAATCCCTTTGAAAGCAACTTTCTGATTCCATAAATGGCTCCGTCATATCCATCAGAGACGACACAATCAACTTTCACTCCGGCCAAGTATTGGTCAATAAGTACAACTGGCTTTCCCCTGTTCTTAACACTTCTAACATCATTTTCTTTTATTTCTCCTCCAATCATGAGATATCCATCAAAATCGTTCGAAAACTCATCGATTGGAATAAGCTCACCTCTCATATTATTGCTTCTGAAAAACGCTTCTATTCCGTTCAGGACGATAGTATAGAATTGATCTGACTTATCAGAGAGAATTCGGAACAATCTCTTTCCTGCGACAATTCCAATATTGAAAGTGAGCTTCCGGCTTGCGAGGTAACTGGCAACTCTAGAAGGGCTGTATTCAAGTTCTTCAACAGCCAAAAGGACCTTCTCTCTGGATTTCTGAGAAACGTATCCGCTTTTGTTAAGCACTCTGGAAACTGTCGCTGTTGAGACTTCTGCTAGTCTGGCGACATCGGATAGTTTTGCAGACACAAGTATCACCTCAATATATGTAAACGCTTACAGCCTCAAAAATAATATACCCTTATTTAGTAAGGATAATCACATCTATTCCCGGTCAATCAAGATCATCTGATGATGAATAAGAATGATCAAGCTATAAATTCGCGTTATTTATTTCTATATCCCTATATTACGTTGTATATTGTCTATTATTCATTAAAAGAGAAGCAA is drawn from Mesotoga sp. BH458_6_3_2_1 and contains these coding sequences:
- a CDS encoding LacI family DNA-binding transcriptional regulator, which codes for MSAKLSDVARLAEVSTATVSRVLNKSGYVSQKSREKVLLAVEELEYSPSRVASYLASRKLTFNIGIVAGKRLFRILSDKSDQFYTIVLNGIEAFFRSNNMRGELIPIDEFSNDFDGYLMIGGEIKENDVRSVKNRGKPVVLIDQYLAGVKVDCVVSDGYDGAIYGIRKLLSKGLKKIVNIHGPLSHFGFKDRYDGYVSAMESAGLLPKAFEFDEENDNMSPIIDLLLSRYGLPDAVFGCNDTAAIRALEELQARGIRIPEEVSIIGFDDIVSSSATSPSLTTFKIFKQEMGVVASRRLQSLLIGSEPHPTKISLFTEFIQRESTS